One genomic segment of Oncorhynchus mykiss isolate Arlee chromosome 10, USDA_OmykA_1.1, whole genome shotgun sequence includes these proteins:
- the LOC110533349 gene encoding protein YIPF5 gives MSGFDNLNTDFYQSSYSVDDHGQPAGYGYSNTEDPYKQGQYGQYDYSQPMGYAAPGMMQPQQPYTGQIYQPTPAFTPSPTQSMYGSSFDDEPPLLEELGINFDHIWQKTLTVLHPMKAADGNIMNETDLAGPMVFCLAFGATLLLTGKIQFGYVYGISAIGCLGMYCLLNLMSMTGVSFGCVASVLGYCLLPMILLASFGVILSLQGMFGIIIAATIIGWCSFSASKIFISALAMDGQQLLVAYPCALLYGVFALISVF, from the exons ATGTCAGGGTTTGACAACCTCAACACAGATTTCTACCAGTCCAGCTACAGTGTAGATGACCACGGGCAACCAGCTGGATATGGCTACAGTAACACAGAAGATCCCTACAAACA GGGTCAATATGGTCAGTATGACTACTCCCAGCCAATGGGATACGCAGCCCCAGGGATGATGCAACCTCAGCAGCCCTACACCGGCCAGATCTACCAGCCCACACCGGCCTTCACACCTTCCCCCACACAGTCCATGTACGGCAGCAGCTTTGACGACGAGCCCCCGTTGCTGGAGG AATTAGGCATAAACTTTGACCACATCTGGCAGAAGACCCTGACAGTGCTCCACCCCATGAAGGCAGCAGACGGTAACATTATGAACGAGACTGACCTGGCTGGACCCATGGTGTTCTGTCTGGCCTTCGGAGCCACCTTACTTCTA ACAGGAAAGATCCAGTTTGGCTATGTGTATGGCATCAGTGCCATCGGCTGCCTGGGGATGTACTGCCTCCTCAACTTAATGAGCATGACCGGCGTGTCGTTTGGCTGTGTCGCCAGCGTACTGGGCTACTGCCTGCTACCCATGATCCTCCTTGCCAGCTTCGGAGTCATCTTGTCTTTACA AGGCATGTTTGGAATAATCATCGCAGCCACGATAATTGGCTGGTGCAGTTTCTCTGCTTCCAAGATCTTCATCTCGGCCCTGGCCATGGACGGACAGCAGCTTCTGGTGGCGTACCCCTGTGCCCTCCTCTACGGGGTCTTCGCCCTTATCTCTGTCTTCTAA